TTGTTTCGTTCGTAATGAGGGGAAACGGGATTTACGGGGCCTATTCCTTTTTTTCGGTGGTGCTTCCCCTGCTGGGGCTGGCGCTGGGCGTTCTGATCTTTACTTTGGGGTTTGAACTGCTGCGACAGAAGAACCTGATGGAGAACATCCCCCGCTCCAAGGCCCGCTCGGCCGCCATGGGTCTGGCCGAGGTCCAGGGCAAAGCGGCGCCCTACGTCTGGCTTAAAAGCCCGCTGACACTTACCGAGTGCCTCTACTACAAATTCCTGGTGGAAAAATACGAGCAGGAAGGCAAGAACAGCCGCTGGAAGGTGGTCAACGAAGGCAGTTCCACCCATTTCTTCTACGTGGAGGACGAGACCGGAAAGATACTGGTGGACCCGGTGGATGCCGAACTGCACCTGGCCTCGGATTACAAATACACCGGAACCGACATCATCTCCAGCGGCAAGGCCCATACCTACAGCACCCCGTCCATCTTCGGCGGCCAGAGGATGCGCTACACCGAGTGGTACATAGTCCCCAACGACACCGTTTACGCCATCGGCACCGTCAAAAAGTGGAAGAGCGCCTTTGACGACCACAAATTCAAGGTGGCGGAAAAGCTGAAGGCCATCAAGGAGGACAAGGAACGGCTGAAGAAGTTCGACCTGGACGGCAACGGTCAGATAGACTGCGACGAGTGGGAGATGGCCCGCCAGCAGGCCGAGCAGGACCTGTTGAAGGAACAGCTGGAAAAGCCCCAGCAGATGGAGGATGACGTGGTGATTAGCCGGGACCCGTCCAACAACATCATGATAATATCCGACCAGGACGAGCGCCAGGTGATCAAGAACAAAACCATACAGGCCGGGCTATCCTTTGTCTCCGGCGGCGGATTGATAGTCTGGATGGCCTACCTGCTGCTGAAGAATATCGTTCATTGATCATTTCAACAAGATCCAAAGGCATTTAAAAATATAAACCTTTATTAAGGAGACCAAAATGATAGTTGTGTTCCTGCTGCTGGTCATCATCGGGCTGCTGCTGGTGGGCGTCATCGGCTACCTGATCAGCATCTACAACCAGCTGATCCAGGTTAAGGTCAACATCGACAAGGCCTGGGGCAACATCGAGGTGATGGAGAAACAGCGCTTTGACGAGATCCCCAAGCTGGTCAAGATTTGCGAGGGCTACATGCAGTACGAAAAGGAGACCCTGCAGAAGGTGACCGAGGCCCGCACCAAATTCATGGAAGCCAAGACCCCGGCCGGCATGGCCCAGGCCAGCTCGGACATGGCCGGAGCGCTAAAGACCCTGTTCGCGGTGGCCGAGAACTATCCCCAGCTTAAGGCCGACCAGAACTTCGTCCACCTGCAGGGCCGGGTGACCGCGCTGGAGAACCAGATCGCCGACCGCCGGGAGTTCTACAACGAGTCGGTGGCCATCTTCAACACCCGGATCCGCCAGTTCCCGGATATGATCGTGGCCAACATGATGGGCTACATGGAGCGCGAGATGTACAAGGTGGCCGAGGCCGAGAAGAAGTCCCCGGACATCAGTTTTAACATGCCCAAATAGCTTGACACCGGGCGCATCGCTGATATATAATTAAAGTTGGTCATGCAATAAGGTTTTGAAAAAAGCCACCCAGACCGGAGCTTCCGGTGTGGGTGGCTTCGTTTTTTATGACCCCTCTCCGTAACCTCTCCCCTGGCAGGAGAGAGGTGGGTTAAAGTTCAAAAGAAGATGAAAAACACTAAAACGGCCCTGCTGGTGATAGACTGCCAGAATTATTTCTTCGATCCGGCTTCGCCGGCCTATCTCCCGGCGTCCAAGAGGATCCTGCCGCGGGTGAACAAGCTTATTGCTTTGGCTAAAGATCAGGATTGGCCGGTGGTGTTCACCGTCCATGGGCCGTCGTACAGTCCCGGGAACCTGATGCTGGCCCAATGGCGTCATTTGCCCGCGGGCAGGCAGTGTGAGCTTCACCAAGACTTGAAGGTTCCGGGCAAGGCAAAGATCATTCACAAACAGCATTACTCGGCCTTCATTGGAACGGGGCTGGAAAAGTATCTGAAAAAGCGGGGCATTGGCCGGGTGGTGCTTTGCGGAGCCATGACCCATCTCTGCGTGGACACCACCGCCCGCCACGCCTTTATGCTGGGGTTCCAGCCAGTGATCGTCCGGGATGCCTGCTGTTCCAAGAGTGCTGCCCTGCACAAGGCGGCCCTGCTGGCGTTGAAGCACGGCTTTGCGAAGATAACCATGGCACCTACCACGGAAACACGGAATTCGGAATCAATAAATAGATTAAAGAATTCAGTGGTTCATCCATTCAGTGTTTCTGTGGTAAAGGGAAATTCATGAAACCATACGACCTCATCATAATCGGCGGGGGGCCGGCCGGGATCGGCGCGGCCCTGCAGGCCGGGCGCGAGGGGCGCAAAGTGCTGCTGGCCGAAAAGGACATTCTGGGCGGCAGGCTTAACCATGCCTTTCTGGTTAAGAACTTTCCCCTATCCGGGCCAAAAGGCTGTTCCGGGAAAACATTGATCCGTGGACTGGTGGAACAGTTGAAGGCCCTTGATATCGGCACGATCCAAGGCACTTGCCAGGCAATAGATCATAAGGGCGTCTGTTTTGTCTCTTTGATCAACGGCCGAAATCACAAATCACAGGCGGTCATCCTGGCCGGTGGCCTGGAACCAAAGAAGCTACTCGTCCCCGGCGCCGGGGAAGCCTTTGAACAGCAGCGCTTGGTTTGTTACTGGGACGATCTTCCTTGGCCACTCAAAGACAAGAGCATAGCAGTTATCGGCGGCGGCGAGGTGGCGCTGGACCAGGCTTGCAGTCTGGCTGACAAGGGAGCCAAGGCCACGGTGCTGGTCCGGAGAAACAAAGTGAAAGCCTATCCGGGTTTGATCAAACTGGCGGAAGGTCTGGGAGTGAAAATAAAATATTGTTTTGCAATAGAACGGATCTCTCTCAACGGGCCGGAGCTGGTTCTCCATGGTTCAGAAAACAGGGACTTTAAATGCGCCAGGGCCGTGGTGGCCATAGGTTCATCTGTACCAAGGACAATTATCTCTAGTCAAGCAAAAAAGCACATGAACAAAGGGCTGTATTTGGCCGGGGATCTGGCGGACAAGAACAATAAGCAAGCAGCCATAGCCTTTGGCAGCGGGGTAAAAGCAGCTGGTCTTGCTCTTGCTCCCTCTCCTGATTTATCAGGAGAGGGCCGGGGTGAGGTCAAAAGGAGAAAATGAACATTCTTCAAGTAACCGGCAAACCGGAACTGGCGAGGGTCTACGTGGCCAGCCTTCGAAACGACCCAGCTAATCTGGTTGAATTTGTAGACGCCTGTTCTCCCGCACTGGGCGACAGGCGCAAGAAATGGGTGATCATCATTTCCACCCAGCTGGGCTGTCCGGTGAACTGCGTGATGTGCGATGCCGGGGGCGGATTCAGTGGCAACTTGAGTTCAGCAGAAATGCTGGGGCAGGTTAAAAGAGTGATAGCGGACAACGGCCTGGACCCCAACGCCTGCGCCAAGTTCAAGGTTCAGTTCGCCCGGATGGGCGAGCCGGCCTTGAACCCCCAGGTGATCACCGCGCTGAGGGATCTGTCGGCCCTGTATCCCGGGGTCATTCCCTGCATCGCCACCATCGGGCCTAAGGATTCCAGCCGTTGGTTCAGCGAACTCCTGATAGTGAGGGACCTGTTCCACGACTTCCAGTTGCAGTTCTCGGTCAATTCAACCGATGAGGCTTTGCGCGATGTGATCATGCCCTATCCCAAGCGGTCTTTGAGCCAACTGGCTGATTACGGCCAAAAGTTTTACCGGCCGGGCCAGCGCAAGGCGGTGCTGAACTTTGCTCTGCAGCCCCAATGGCAGGTGGATGCGGTAACGCTGCGCAAAATGTTCGATCCAAAATATTTTGCGGTCAAGCTGACCCCCACCAACCCCACCGCGACCGGCAGGGAGAATGGTCTGGACCTGAACGAGGACTTGGACGCGATAAATGGTAAGATGGAGGGAAAAGCCCGGGATTTGGAGCGGCAGGGGTTTTTGGTGATCAGGTCCATCGGTCAGTTGGAGGAAAACAGGATAGGAAGCAACTGCGGCCAGGCGGTGAAGAGTTTTGTGGACTGCATGGCCGTATAGCAAGAAGCCCCCCGCCTTCGGCGGGGGGCTTCTTGCTTGTTGGAACAAAATATCATTAAACTCATCCCCCGCCCCTTCTCTTGACAAGAGAAGGGGACCAAGGGGTTGAGTTCACCTCTAAAACATTTACAACAAAGGAGGTTGGTTAAAACCCTCCTCTTAGCACTTCTTTCAACAATCCCTTTTTGCCCACCCCGTATATGGCGCAGCCTTGGGCCCGGCCTTCATATGCGTCCAGCGGTACATACACGATCTGTCCGGGCTTAAAGGCTTTCCAGTCCGGAGGTTCGATCTCGGATTCGCTGACTGCCGGGACCAGCTGGTCAAAAGGGTTGCGCAGTTGCCGGGTCACGGAGATAATATATCGTAAGTACTGCTCCTCGTCTTCGGAGTTGCTGGGTTTCAGGCTGACCGGGTAATAATCGGTTTCCACCGCCATCTGATCCAGGGCCACCCGCAGCTGCCGCATGTTGTTCTTGACGATGGACTCCCGGGCCAGGTTCACCTGCATGGTGTACAGCCGGTATTGGGGAATGATGATGAAGAGGCTGCTGATGGCCAGGGCCGCAATGATCAGCAGACAGCCCAGGCCCTGCCCCGGCCGGTAGAGCTGTTGCCAGAGGCTCTTTTTGTTTAGCTCGGGTAAAAGGCCGGTGCATTGGGTGCAGCGCTTGGCTGCGGGGTCGTTTAATGTGCCGCAGTGAGGGCAGTACATATGTTCAAGTCAATATGATTGCTGTTTTGGCGTTAATAAAACATAGAGGTGTGAGCAGTTGCTATAAAACAGGGCGTTTTACTTGTGTTAGGCGCAGTGTTCCGTGTCCCTTTTAAGTATAACTAATGAAATCCTGTCATCAACTTCAGATATACAAATGGTTTCTTTTCTTAGTGTATCTATTGCTTTTGCGTGGGCAGAATCGTTCGCCCACCCAGTAAAAGAATAGGATCTTTTCTCCAAGTAGTCTATAGCTCGGTTGACAGCTACTTTCTTTTTCCACAGCCATTTGTTTTCAAAGGAAACAAAATATCCTTTTTGCCTGAAGTAATCAATTACTTCTTTTGTGGTCGTTGCACCAATTTGCGGGAAAATAGTGCCATATTCCTTACACAGAGTTTTATAATTTTCATTTAATACTGATATTTCCTGGCCCATACCTGTATGCAATAAAATAATTGGACCTTTAGTTACTCTTGAAATTTCGTCACAAGCTTTTTGCCATTCACTAACAAAATAGAAAAGGTGTGTAGCTATGGTTGCGTCAAAGGAAAGGTTGTCGAAAGGAACACAAGAAACATCTCCGATTTTATAATCAAGGCCAGTTATGTTGTCTTTCTTAATTCTTTGTGACAAGTTATTCAACATTATCTCAGAAATGTCTATTCCTGTTACTTTATATCCTAATCTAACCAATGGAATTGCTATACGTCCGTTTCCAATACCTGGTTCAAACATTTTAGGATAACTGATTGGAGGTACGATGGACTTTATTGCATTCAGTGCTTTAAGAAAGCACGGCATGTCAAAATCTCTAGTTTCATCATAGTGAGTAACTAAGTGGTCGAAAGACAGTGATTTCAATATATTCCGCTCCTTCCTATATGCCATATTGCAACAAGCTATTGGGTTTGCGTGCCTGTGCTGGGAATTAACTTTACATATAAAACGGGGACTGTTTGAAAACCAAAACCCCCGCAACTGCGGGGGTTTTAAACATGCTCGGCGGTGAATTTTCCCTGGGTCCACGAAAGCAGATTTCCCAGCGCCGCCTCGTCGTTGTTCCCGTCCAGGTTCCAGGCGCTTATCCGGGAGTCGTTAATCTCCAGCAGACCCCGGTGCCCGTCGCCGGAGTCCATCTCCACGTAGCCGCTCCAGTTGCCGATGAAGAACATGTCCAATAAACTGAAGACCGAGATGATGGACAGGTCGCCGGTGAACTTCTTGGCCTTCTGGGCGAAAAGGCTCTTGGCCTGCTCGGCCAGCTTCAGCCGCATGTCTATTGCTTTGATCAGGTCCTGGCGGCTGCAGGGCTTGGTGATATACTTGGAGGCTCCCAGCAGATAGCCCTGGATGCGGTTCTCCATGCCGGTCTTGGCGGTCAGGAAAATGAACGGAGTGCCCCGCATGCCGGGTATCTCCTTGACCTTCTGGCATAGCTCATACCCGTCCATCTTGGGCATCATAACGTCCGAGAGGATCAGATCAGGAGTGTTCTGCTTGGCCAGTTCAAAGGCCTCGGCGCCGTCGTTGGCGGTAAAGACCTCGTAACCGTTCTTCTTAAGCTCGAACTCCATTATTTTGACGATGTTGACCTCGTCATCGGCCACTAGTATTTTATATACCGGCATGCGATTAGTATAAGCTAAACCCTGTATTGATGTCAATACCTTTTTATATCCCGTCCAGGTTTATCCGGATGGCCGACCTTACCTTGGGTTCGGGGCAATCCTCATTGCCGTCCGGCAGGCAGATCTCTATCACCGTGACCGTCTCCACCGAGGAGGGGCTGGCCTGCGAAGAAGTCTGAGAAACCGGGGCCGGAGCCGGGGTTGAAGCCGGTTTGACCGGGGCCTGTACTGCGGCAGGTTTTGCGGCCAGGTCTTTTTTGTCTGCTATCCCGGCAGAGCCAACCGCCTGGGGGCTGCGGGAGGCTGCCAGACCCATGCTCCTGGCCCGCTTGGCCGGGGCCGCGGCAGGAGCTTCTTTTTCCATGGAGACATCGGCCAGCTCCATCTCCGGGGCGGCCTCCATCTTCCGGGTTTCTTGGGCAGGTGTCTCTTCACCCGTCTCTTCGGCGGGAGCTTCGGCCAGGTTCAATTCCGGAGAGGCTTCCAGGCTTTTTGAACTCTGGGCCGGGGCCTGATCCTTTGCCTCATCCGCAGGGGTTGGTTGGGATATGGCCGGGGCTTCCAGCAAAACTGTTCTTTGTTCTTCCGGAACGGAGCGGTACAGGCGGGGTTTGGTCAGATCGCCGGAGACCAGCACTATGGCCAGGCTGGCCAGAGCGGCGGCGGCCGTGATCCAGCCCCAGCTGAATCTTTTGGTTTCTTTCTGAGGAGCCAGTTTTTGCCGGGCGATGCGGTTGGCCACGGCCGAGCCAAAGGTCTGGAAATAGCCCTCGGGCGCTGAAACGAGTTCAGCCTTCTGGACGGCTTGGTCCATCAGGGTCAGCTCGGTCAGAACGGCTTGGCAGGCGGCGCATTGCTTTAGGTGCTGTTCGACCTCCCGGCGTTCGGTCTCCGTCAGCTGGCCGTCGTAGTAGGCGCCGATCTGCTCCGGCGTGAATTTATGTTGGTCTGATTTTTTCATTTTCTTTATTGTTGGGGTGGGTCTAAGACCCACCCGTACTTATAATATCTCCTTCAAATTTTTTCCCAGCGCCAACCGGGCCCGGGACAGCCGCGACATTACGGTTCCGATCGGTATCTTAAGGGCCTGGCCGATCTCCTGGTACGAGAGGTCCTTGTCCACCCTCAGCTGAACCACCATTCTCTGGTCCATCGGCAGTTTGTCTATCTCTTTTCTTATTTTCCTGCAGGCATCATCACCGGCAAATAGTTCGGCCGGGTCCGGGCCGGGATGCTCAAAAGCTTCGTCCAAAGGCGCCTGGCGCTTCTGTTTTTTCAGCTGGTCGTAGCACAAATTAAGGCAGATCCGCAGCAGCCAGGTGTAAAACTTGTAATTTTGGTCGTATTGCTTTAGGGCAAAATAGGCTTTGACGAAGGTTTCCTGGGCGGCCTCGTCGGCTTGGTCGTGGTCCCGCAGGATGCGGGCGGCCGAAGAGTAAACCGCCTTCTGGTAACGGGTTACCAACAGGTTAAAGGCCAGGTTGTCGCCGGCCAGGGTCTGTTCTATAAGCGCTTGATCGGTTTGCTGTTCCAAGTATATACTTTCAAAAGGCTTGGTTTATTCCACTTTACCGGGGATAGCCACCAAGGCACAAAGGCACCAACTCAAACTGTAATTTATATCCTTAGTGTCTTGGTGTCTTTGTGGCAAAACACTTTCTTAAAACTATAATTTATAGTATAATACAAAGGCCACCGCAATTCAAGCAAATAATAAAGGAAGAAACATGGCCCGGATAAAGATAGACCTTCCCCAAAAATTCAGCTTCGAAACAGAGCTGCCGGTGCGGATCACCGACATCAACTACGGCGGGCACCTGGGCAACGACGCACTGCTGGGGCTGATCCACGAGGTCCGGCTGAGGTTTCTTAAAAGCATGGGTTACAGCGAGCATGATGTCGAAGGCGCGGGGATCATCATGTCCGACGCGGCCATCGTCTACCAGGTCGAGTGCTTCTATGGCGATGTGCTGAAGTTCCAGGTAACCGCCGGGGACTTTTCCCGGGCCGGCTGCGACATCTTTTACCAGGCCACCAACGCCAAGACGGGAGGACCCGTGGCCGAGGCCAAGACCGGGATAGTGTTCTATGATTACCAGAACAAGAAAGTATTGCCGGTGCCGGAGGGGTTTAGGAAGAGGTTTGAGTGACCGCCCCCTCTTTCCCCCTCCGTTGCGGAGGGGGATGCTCGCCCCTTCCCTTGCGGGGAAGGGGGAGGCGATGCACTGAGAAAGACCACCTTGATATGCTCATGAAGTGGGTTAGGTCGAAAAAGACGGAACTTAGTTCATTAAGTTCCGTCTTTTTCTCTTTCAACCTTCCACAAATTTCACCCAAACCTCCCGTTTCCTGGGCCCGTCGAACTCGCAGAAATACAGTCCCTGCCAGGTTCCCAGGGCCAACCGGCCGTCTTTTACTATCAGTGTCTGGGCGCAGCCCATCAGGCTGGACTTGATATGGGCGGCCGAGTTGCCCTCGGTGTGGGCATAGTTGTCGTCCCAGGGGAATCTCTTGTCCAAAGAGGCCAGAATGTCCCGGACCACGTCGGGGTCTGCGTTCTCGTTGACGGTCAGCCCGGCGGTGGTGTGGGGTACCCAGACCAGGGCCAGTCCGTCTTTGACCTTTTCCCTGGAAATTATCTCCTGCACCCGATCGGTGATGTCCAAAAACTGGGAGCGGGAACCGGTGGAAAGGCTTATTTTATGCAGTTTATCCACGTTCTATCGTTTCAGTCTTATTTAACGGGCGTTTTCAAAGCTCATAATGTGCCAAGCCGCTAATGCCAAGGCTCCGCCGTTGAAGAGCAGAAGATGAACTTCGTTGCGCAGCAAAATGAACATGACGAAGCCGAAGATCCCGGGGATGGAGGCCAGGGCCACTGAAATTATCTGCATCGGTTTGACCACCGCCGGAATGGCCGGCTCCGGCAATTGCCCCGGGATGGGCCTGGGCCGGCCGGCCAGGGAGGCGAATTTGAAGGAAAGACCCGCCACCACCAGAGAGACCAGAGTAAAAACGGTCGTTATGATCTCCTCCGGGGCCCCGGTGACCGGCTGGCCAAAAGCTCCCTGCAGGTTCAGGAAATAGGCGATGCCGGCCAGGAACAGAGGCTCAGCGGCTACGGCCCAAAGGATGATCTTGTTGATCTGGGGGTTTGGGGTTGTTTGTTGCACGGCCTATTCCTCCCCTTTTAACGGTTCATATATTTCCAGGGCTTTCAGGGTTATCTCGTATTTGATCCCGGAACGCTGGGATATCCTTTGGGCCCATTCTTCCAGGGAGTTCAAGCCCGGCTCGAAGGCCCTGCCTTCTGCATCACTGACGAAGCTTTGCTTTTCGGAATACTCCCAGTGCACCCGTTTTGTTCCCTGCCAAATGCGGCATTCGCACAAGGCGTCATGCAGGTTGTTCTGGGTGGCTTCGGCCCGGGCCGTCAGATCGGCCTCCTCCAGGGGCGTCAAATTGAAAGCCTGCCGGCTGACATGGCCGCCGGGCCGCAGGTACTGGATATCCAGAATGTTCCCCGAGATGCGGGGCTTTATTTTTGCCCCGGGGAAAAGCCCTTCCATCTCAACATCCTCCCGGTATTCGGGATGGGCGGGGTCGGCCAACAGGGGAACCAGCCACTGGTCGCCCAGGTCGCAAAAATACCTGTAACCCCGGCCATCCTGCGCCATCAGGGCGGCATGGTCATGGTCGGTGCCCACGGCCCAGCAGGCAATGCCGTTCTTTTGGAACTCGTCCCTCAGCCAAAAAGCCAGGTCAAAACAGTTGCCCGAGGTGCCGTAGCGCTGCCGGTGCTCCTTCATCAGCTCCAAAGGCCGCTGCCGGGACCGCCCCGGCGGGACCTGGTGGTAATACCAGGCCTTGGTGAGGGTCTCCAGGGGGAAATCATCGAACCGGGACCAGACCCCCAGTATTTCACGGCTGATGTTCATTTAAACCTTCGCAGTACCGGCGTTCCCAGGTCCATGTGATCTTTAAGATACCGGAAGTAACCCTCCACCGTGAACCAGCCTTCCCTGCCATAGCCCTCAAGGGCCTTCTCGATATGGAACTCCTGGGCCGGCATGTAGCTGAAGCCCAGCAGATACAGCTTTTGTCCGGCAGAACTCCGGCAGACATTCATCACCACAGAAACGTGGCCCACCCCGCCCCGCTCGTTCTGGACCACCATGTCGCCGGGGGCCAGGGCGGAGGTGTCGACAACGGCGCAGCCTTTTTTAAGGGAATGGGAGTTGCTGTTGGCAAAGGCCCGGCGCAGGAAATTGAGGTAGCTCAGCCGGGAGGTCTTATAGTTCTGGCGCCTGCCGTTATAGTCGAACAGGTAGAGCTTATCCAATTTGTTGGTATCTTTATGATACTCGGCCCACAGCCGCATGGCGTAATCGGCGCACTGCTCCAGGTCGCCGGTGAACAAAAGGGGCAGGTCCAGTACCGTGTAAACGCTGTATGACCCGGCCGGGACCCTGCGTCCGGCATGGTCCACTATCTCCAAGCTGTTCTTCAGCGGCCGGCGGGTGAGCCACTGGCTGTAGCTGCCTGCGGGAGACTCCACCGCCTGGTAGCCTGCGGGAACGGGGATTTCATCGACCAGCTTCGGCTGTTGGGCGAAGGCCAGCAAAGGCAAGACTAAAAGTATGAATATATTTTTCAGCATTTTGTGTTTCTGTGGTATATCTGTTCCGGCGGGGGGAAGCCTGTTACTGTGTGTTCTTGCCAACCGGGGCGTTTTTGGGCGGACGGGTGATCAGGTACATCGGCAGGAAGAAGATCAGCACCAGGAACACCAGCATGGCCCAGAGGACCGGCACCCAGGGCGCACGGTAGCGCTGTCTGGCATCGTAATACACCCAGAAACAGACCGGCACCAGGATGGCCATGGCGATCACGGTGATCACCGGGTCCTGCTGGGCGAAGGGCGAACCCTGGGAAAGATTGAGGCTGTTGTCTAAATTTACGCGCATACTGATTGAAATCCTAAATTCTAAACACTAAGTCCTATGACTTAGTGTTTGTTTTATGGTTGGTGTTAAATACTGATGCCGAATTTGAGAAGTTCATTCCTAAAGCTCATTCCCGGCCGGTAAAGCAGGGCATTAATGCCGCAGAGCCGGGCCGCCTCCACGAAAGCGGGTTCGTCGTCAACATAAAGCACGGCATCCGCCGGCATTCCTATCTCCGCCAGCGCCCGTTGGTAGATCTCCCGGTCCGGCTTGGCAATTCCCATCTGGTAAGAGGCAAAAACCTGGTTGAACCGGGAGACCACGGGGAAATTGGCCAGGATGTACTCAAAATGCAGGATGTCGGTGTTGGTCAGCAGATAAACCGGGTAATTTTTGCAGAGCTCCGGCAGAACGCCGGCCACGTCAAGATTCTCGCTGAAAATATCGCTCCAGATCGGGTGGAAATCGTCGAAGCTGATCTTCAGGTTGAACCTGTCCTTAATAAGTCCGAAGAATTCTTCCCCGGTCATCTGTCCGCTGTTGAAGCGATCCTTAAGGCTTCCGAAGATGAAGGACTCAACCTCTTTTTCACCGCATCCCGATATCCTTGCTATCTCCCTTGCACTGCGGCCGTGGTCGTAATTTAGTACCACCTTGCCCAGGTCCAAAATAAGGGCTTGGATCCCAGCCATG
The window above is part of the bacterium genome. Proteins encoded here:
- a CDS encoding HAD family phosphatase: MAGIQALILDLGKVVLNYDHGRSAREIARISGCGEKEVESFIFGSLKDRFNSGQMTGEEFFGLIKDRFNLKISFDDFHPIWSDIFSENLDVAGVLPELCKNYPVYLLTNTDILHFEYILANFPVVSRFNQVFASYQMGIAKPDREIYQRALAEIGMPADAVLYVDDEPAFVEAARLCGINALLYRPGMSFRNELLKFGISI